The following coding sequences are from one Nonlabens arenilitoris window:
- the cdaA gene encoding diadenylate cyclase CdaA, translated as MELPDLRILDVIDILLVAALTFYLYRLVKGTPAINIFIGIVIIYIIYSITETLKMELLSRALGAFTGAGVFALIVVFQQEIRKFLLMLGSTNFTSRKGFLKQLHFFKDDADTDHTAVDQIVKACDEMSKTFTGALIVIKRDGSLDFVKNTGDEQDIIVNKSIIKSIFFKNSPLHDGAMIIEGNRITATRVILPVSDNRSIPQRFGLRHRAAVGVTERSNAIAIAVSEETGQISLINNAEFETFENLEDLSVRIKKHLE; from the coding sequence TTGGAATTACCAGATTTAAGAATTCTCGACGTTATAGATATTTTGTTAGTGGCAGCGCTGACTTTTTATTTATATAGACTGGTGAAAGGTACACCTGCGATAAATATTTTTATAGGTATTGTAATCATCTACATTATTTATAGTATTACAGAGACCCTTAAAATGGAGTTACTTAGTCGTGCTTTAGGAGCTTTTACTGGCGCTGGCGTTTTTGCATTAATTGTTGTTTTTCAACAAGAAATTAGAAAATTCTTATTGATGCTGGGCTCAACAAATTTCACATCTCGTAAGGGTTTTTTAAAACAGCTACATTTTTTTAAAGATGACGCAGACACAGACCATACTGCAGTAGATCAAATAGTTAAAGCTTGTGACGAAATGTCTAAAACTTTTACAGGCGCATTAATAGTAATTAAAAGAGATGGATCATTAGATTTTGTAAAAAACACTGGTGATGAACAAGATATAATCGTTAATAAATCTATTATTAAAAGTATTTTCTTTAAAAACTCACCATTGCACGATGGTGCTATGATTATTGAAGGAAATCGCATTACCGCCACTCGAGTTATCTTACCAGTATCAGATAATAGGAGTATTCCGCAACGTTTTGGCTTGCGCCATAGAGCTGCGGTAGGTGTTACTGAAAGAAGTAACGCTATCGCTATTGCAGTAAGTGAAGAAACCGGTCAAATTTCTTTAATTAATAATGCAGAATTTGAAACATTTGAAAATTTAGAAGACCTATCTGTAAGAATTAAAAAGCATCTTGAGTGA
- the folP gene encoding dihydropteroate synthase, which yields MHTINCNGHLIDLSTPHVMGIVNVTPDSFYDGGKLKSDIDLLQQVNKMLADGATFIDIGGYSSRPDGMDITVDEELNRVIPMIDILIKEFKDLNLSIDSFRSRVVDQAIQHGVNIVNDISAGMIDEKMIETVAQHRVPYIMMHMRGTPQTMRSLNKYNNLIKDINFYFSERIATARAAGIDDIIIDPGYGFAKTVNQNYHLLQNQGLVKLHNVPILSGISRKSMIYKTLDIKATQALNGTSALHMICLQQGASILRVHDVNEAMEVIKLYHMIEAN from the coding sequence ATGCATACCATCAATTGTAACGGTCATTTAATAGACCTATCCACTCCACATGTGATGGGTATAGTTAATGTCACACCTGATTCTTTCTATGATGGCGGAAAATTAAAATCTGATATTGATTTATTACAACAGGTCAATAAAATGTTAGCTGATGGTGCTACATTTATAGATATAGGTGGTTATAGTTCCAGACCAGACGGAATGGATATCACTGTTGATGAAGAATTGAATCGCGTAATTCCTATGATTGATATATTAATCAAGGAATTTAAAGATCTTAATCTTAGTATAGACAGCTTCCGCTCACGAGTGGTAGATCAAGCAATACAGCATGGTGTCAATATAGTAAATGATATAAGTGCTGGAATGATTGATGAAAAGATGATTGAAACGGTAGCTCAACATCGAGTACCATATATAATGATGCACATGCGTGGTACACCACAAACAATGAGATCATTAAATAAATATAACAATCTTATAAAAGATATTAATTTTTATTTTTCCGAACGTATTGCTACAGCAAGAGCAGCTGGAATTGATGATATTATAATTGATCCAGGATATGGATTTGCTAAAACAGTGAATCAAAATTATCACTTACTTCAAAACCAAGGTCTAGTAAAGCTTCATAATGTCCCTATTCTATCAGGAATTTCTCGTAAATCGATGATTTACAAAACACTAGACATTAAGGCAACACAAGCATTAAATGGCACCAGTGCCCTACATATGATATGTCTACAGCAAGGCGCTTCTATTCTAAGGGTACATGACGTAAATGAAGCTATGGAAGTGATAAAGCTTTATCATATGATAGAAGCAAATTAA
- a CDS encoding DUF1599 domain-containing protein, which translates to MSQTSQQYDAVITTCRDLFSKKMKDYGSAWRILRLPSLTDQIFIKAQRIRGLQTLAESKVDEGQESEFIGIINYSIMALVQLEKGVVEQPDLTLEQSLELYDYHVGITKQLMMDKNHDYGEAWRDMRVSSLTDLILQKLLRVKQIEDNEGKTIVSEGLDANYQDMINYAVFAMIHLGAK; encoded by the coding sequence ATGTCCCAGACCAGCCAGCAATACGATGCCGTAATCACAACTTGCAGAGATCTATTCTCAAAGAAAATGAAAGATTATGGAAGTGCCTGGCGCATTTTAAGGTTACCATCACTAACAGATCAGATATTTATTAAAGCACAACGCATTAGAGGATTACAAACACTTGCAGAGTCTAAGGTAGATGAAGGTCAGGAAAGTGAATTTATAGGTATCATTAATTACTCTATTATGGCGCTAGTTCAACTAGAAAAAGGTGTCGTTGAACAACCGGACTTAACACTAGAGCAATCGCTAGAATTATACGATTATCATGTAGGAATAACTAAGCAGTTGATGATGGATAAAAATCACGATTATGGTGAAGCATGGCGTGATATGAGAGTGAGCTCGCTTACTGATTTAATTCTTCAAAAACTCTTGAGAGTAAAGCAAATTGAGGATAATGAAGGTAAAACTATCGTGTCTGAAGGTCTAGATGCAAATTACCAAGACATGATTAATTATGCCGTATTTGCTATGATTCACTTAGGAGCAAAATAA
- a CDS encoding thioredoxin family protein, which produces MALTPSTMLPLNTKAPQFHLLDTISGDTLSFNDVKGKKGTVVMFICNHCPFVIHVNEEIVRMANDYRILGFGFVAISSNDIVKYPQDSPDLMYKTAMDNDYTFPYLFDESQEIAKAYAAACTPDFYLFDSEDYLVYRGQLDDSRPGNGIPLTGRSLREAMDAIMGNKKVPMIQKPSMGCGIKWK; this is translated from the coding sequence ATGGCACTCACACCTTCTACAATGCTGCCCTTAAATACTAAAGCGCCACAGTTTCACTTATTAGACACCATTAGTGGTGATACGCTGTCATTTAATGACGTGAAAGGTAAAAAAGGCACTGTGGTAATGTTTATATGCAATCACTGCCCATTTGTTATTCATGTAAATGAAGAAATTGTGAGAATGGCAAATGACTATAGAATATTGGGATTTGGCTTTGTAGCCATTTCTAGCAATGATATTGTAAAGTATCCACAAGACTCACCTGACTTAATGTATAAGACAGCCATGGATAACGACTACACATTTCCATATTTATTTGATGAAAGTCAAGAGATTGCCAAAGCTTATGCTGCGGCGTGCACACCAGATTTTTACCTATTTGATAGTGAAGATTATCTGGTCTACCGTGGTCAATTAGACGATTCTAGACCAGGCAATGGTATACCTTTAACAGGACGCTCTTTACGTGAGGCAATGGATGCTATAATGGGCAATAAAAAAGTTCCTATGATCCAAAAGCCTAGTATGGGCTGCGGTATTAAATGGAAATAA
- a CDS encoding phosphoribosylpyrophosphate synthetase, whose amino-acid sequence MKKGYDTVTEAIEDLQSKGYTIDFDLVEDGVHSKHLKKEWKAGEIEVKEFYRFEGMTNPGDNMILYALECADGEKGILLDAYGADVAISREMIEKLRMH is encoded by the coding sequence ATGAAAAAAGGATATGACACAGTAACGGAAGCCATTGAAGATTTACAATCTAAGGGATACACCATCGATTTTGATCTAGTAGAGGATGGAGTCCATTCCAAGCATTTGAAGAAAGAATGGAAAGCAGGAGAAATAGAGGTGAAAGAATTCTACAGATTTGAAGGAATGACTAATCCTGGTGATAACATGATCTTATATGCACTTGAGTGTGCAGATGGTGAAAAAGGTATATTGCTAGACGCTTATGGAGCAGATGTAGCTATATCTCGTGAAATGATTGAAAAGCTAAGAATGCATTAA
- a CDS encoding tRNA-binding protein: MEISWSDFEKIDMRVGTVLTASDFPEAKNAAYQLQIDFGPMGTRKTSAQITKRYDKKELIGKQVIAIINFPKKQIANFMSECLVLGVVGDNKDVILLQPSDTACNGDRVG; the protein is encoded by the coding sequence ATGGAGATCTCTTGGAGTGATTTTGAAAAGATAGATATGCGAGTAGGTACCGTGCTTACCGCCAGTGATTTTCCAGAGGCAAAAAATGCTGCATATCAATTACAGATCGACTTTGGTCCTATGGGAACTAGAAAAACTAGTGCGCAAATAACTAAGCGTTATGATAAAAAAGAATTGATAGGAAAACAGGTTATTGCCATTATCAATTTTCCAAAAAAACAAATAGCAAATTTCATGAGTGAATGCCTTGTGTTAGGAGTAGTAGGAGATAATAAAGACGTGATACTTTTACAGCCTAGTGATACTGCTTGCAATGGTGATAGAGTAGGTTAG